Proteins from a genomic interval of Symmachiella macrocystis:
- a CDS encoding uracil-DNA glycosylase: MEVVGDEALKRILLQQLRGLQRAGVTGLPPTSATAVPAESIPQAPPTPKPTPTMPRRTASPKKGDQKEQLATLCSTVASCTRCQELAETRNQTVFGVGNPNARVLFIGEAPGADEDEQGIPFVGRAGQLMDKIIEATQLKREDVYICNILKCRPPGNRNPSPVEAGNCREYLDGQLAIVNPEYIVCWGAVAAQNLLGSDVAIGKLRGTFHEHGDAKVLCTYHPSYLLRNPPMKKEVWKDMQMLMAELGLEAN; encoded by the coding sequence ATGGAAGTCGTAGGCGACGAGGCTTTAAAACGCATACTGCTTCAGCAATTGCGCGGACTGCAACGCGCGGGTGTCACGGGACTGCCCCCTACTTCGGCCACCGCCGTTCCGGCGGAATCGATCCCACAAGCACCGCCCACGCCAAAGCCCACACCGACTATGCCACGACGTACCGCTTCGCCGAAAAAGGGCGATCAAAAAGAACAACTCGCCACACTCTGTAGCACGGTCGCCAGTTGCACGCGCTGCCAGGAGTTGGCCGAGACTCGCAATCAAACCGTGTTTGGCGTCGGCAATCCCAATGCCCGGGTGTTGTTCATCGGCGAGGCTCCCGGAGCGGACGAGGACGAACAAGGTATCCCCTTTGTCGGCCGTGCCGGGCAGTTGATGGACAAGATCATCGAAGCCACGCAGTTAAAGCGGGAAGATGTCTATATATGCAACATCCTCAAATGCCGACCGCCGGGAAATCGAAATCCCTCGCCGGTGGAGGCCGGTAACTGCCGCGAATACCTTGACGGGCAACTGGCCATCGTCAATCCGGAATATATTGTTTGCTGGGGCGCCGTTGCTGCCCAAAATTTGTTGGGAAGCGATGTGGCGATTGGAAAGTTGCGAGGCACCTTTCACGAACATGGAGACGCTAAGGTGCTGTGCACCTATCATCCTTCCTACCTCTTGCGCAACCCGCCCATGAAGAAGGAAGTGTGGAAAGATATGCAGATGTTGATGGCTGAACTGGGGTTAGAAGCGAACTGA
- a CDS encoding HEAT repeat domain-containing protein — MKPRYGWTGWLNVVIVFLSCAAIARADVITLKNGGEIRGLIQKNARTANSKSPDVIVKTLGGSLVTVAKSEIESIQRRRLILEEYETQRRKTPDTVDGHWELARWCRNQRLTRQRRTHLKRIVELNPQDEHARRSLGHQKYDGEWMSREEYMKSQGQVLYRGRYVFPQELEQIKQDQLAKDGERKWHKKVKLWHAWITSDRTEQQKQAFQELSAITDSLAIPALSKRFRDESRPALRELYISILGRMQSAESLQALLYQAIFDSQPNLREVAVAAIPETQINAAITALVRGLKSELNLVVGRSATALALLGNDQVVPQLIDALVTTHRYRVVVPDNGANTIGFAANGGQAPLTSGLPPDVELQMMTGQLPYGAVVIPPNDPGAQMRQKTQIVKRTQRNGAVLEALKSLTDEDFSYNRPKWRLWWAEKNNNVGKP; from the coding sequence ATGAAGCCTCGATATGGTTGGACCGGCTGGCTGAACGTCGTCATCGTCTTTTTGTCCTGTGCGGCCATAGCGCGCGCCGACGTGATTACGTTGAAGAATGGCGGAGAAATCCGCGGTTTGATTCAGAAGAACGCGCGCACGGCCAATTCCAAAAGTCCTGACGTCATCGTCAAAACCCTCGGCGGATCGTTGGTGACTGTCGCCAAGTCGGAGATCGAATCAATCCAGCGGCGGCGGCTGATTCTAGAAGAATACGAAACCCAGCGGCGCAAGACGCCCGACACGGTCGATGGACATTGGGAACTCGCCCGGTGGTGTCGTAACCAGCGGCTGACTAGACAGCGTCGCACACATTTGAAGCGGATCGTAGAATTGAATCCGCAAGATGAACACGCGCGCCGCAGTCTGGGCCATCAGAAGTACGACGGCGAATGGATGTCCCGCGAAGAGTACATGAAATCGCAAGGACAAGTTTTGTATCGCGGACGCTACGTCTTTCCCCAGGAACTGGAGCAAATCAAGCAGGACCAACTGGCGAAAGACGGGGAACGCAAGTGGCATAAAAAAGTCAAACTGTGGCACGCTTGGATCACCAGTGACCGGACCGAGCAGCAAAAACAGGCGTTTCAGGAATTGTCAGCAATCACGGATTCGTTGGCGATCCCTGCATTGTCGAAACGGTTTCGCGATGAGTCGCGCCCAGCGCTCCGCGAACTATACATCAGCATTCTGGGACGCATGCAGAGTGCTGAGTCCTTGCAAGCGCTCTTGTATCAGGCCATTTTTGATAGCCAGCCCAATCTCCGTGAAGTTGCGGTCGCTGCGATTCCTGAAACTCAAATCAATGCAGCGATTACAGCGCTGGTTCGCGGACTCAAGAGTGAACTCAATCTGGTCGTTGGCCGTTCGGCAACTGCCTTGGCTTTGCTGGGCAACGATCAAGTTGTCCCGCAGTTGATCGATGCTTTAGTGACGACGCACCGTTATCGCGTGGTCGTGCCGGACAACGGTGCCAATACCATTGGTTTTGCCGCAAACGGCGGGCAGGCGCCGCTCACGTCCGGTCTTCCCCCCGATGTGGAATTACAGATGATGACCGGCCAACTCCCCTACGGTGCCGTGGTGATCCCACCCAACGATCCTGGAGCACAAATGCGCCAGAAAACGCAAATAGTCAAACGGACGCAAAGGAACGGAGCTGTGCTTGAGGCGCTGAAGAGTTTGACGGATGAAGATTTTTCCTACAACCGTCCGAAGTGGCGCTTGTGGTGGGCGGAAAAAAACAATAACGTGGGCAAGCCGTAG
- a CDS encoding PQQ-binding-like beta-propeller repeat protein produces MSELRKVSLLLLGILICTSPAMAQSGSRVGSGLIRRRILQQQGLTRAWWSQAVMNYRRDKLRHLTNDDKNVYAQSSNGILSTFDADSGRKKWATRIGSVDAPGMPASSNDTHVFVWSAATLFMLDKESGKIVKQIDLPAQPSTSARANEEQIYLGFLDGSMYAFDIKTGMVNWRYHTSKRIVVPALPHSHTVLFASTNGILYSVDALTRDTVFQFESDSQITAPMAVFEDLVLLASEDYKLYALNINNGSQGWRSPFLSGERIKQAPVVIKNEVYLVPEHRGLYCLSAKTGDEHWYVEGIEKLLSLSPRMVYAVDRLNRLVILNRDTGAKVGGIPLGPATVHLTNDFTDRIYVATSSGTIACLRETPRDLPHFHKNPEEQPLMPQFAPANAQAAAPAAGDAPATDADANAAP; encoded by the coding sequence ATGTCGGAGTTGAGGAAAGTCAGCCTACTCCTGCTGGGGATCTTGATTTGCACATCGCCGGCAATGGCACAATCCGGTTCGCGTGTCGGATCGGGATTGATTCGTCGGCGGATTTTGCAACAGCAGGGACTGACACGCGCTTGGTGGTCGCAGGCGGTGATGAATTATCGTCGCGACAAATTACGACACCTGACCAACGACGATAAAAACGTTTACGCTCAAAGTTCAAACGGAATCCTCTCGACATTCGATGCGGATTCGGGGCGGAAGAAATGGGCCACGCGAATTGGCAGTGTCGATGCTCCCGGAATGCCAGCCTCCTCGAATGATACCCATGTTTTCGTGTGGAGCGCGGCAACGCTGTTCATGCTGGATAAGGAATCGGGCAAAATTGTCAAGCAGATTGATCTGCCGGCACAACCCAGCACGAGCGCCCGCGCGAACGAAGAACAAATCTATTTGGGCTTCTTAGATGGCAGCATGTATGCCTTCGACATCAAGACGGGCATGGTCAATTGGCGGTACCATACGAGCAAGCGTATTGTGGTGCCCGCATTGCCACATTCGCACACGGTGCTATTCGCCAGCACCAACGGAATCTTGTATTCCGTAGATGCATTGACCCGCGATACCGTGTTTCAATTCGAATCGGACAGCCAAATTACCGCACCGATGGCGGTCTTCGAAGATCTCGTGCTGCTGGCGTCGGAAGACTACAAGCTATACGCCCTGAATATCAACAACGGCAGCCAAGGTTGGCGGTCGCCATTCCTTTCCGGTGAACGGATCAAGCAGGCTCCTGTCGTTATCAAAAACGAAGTCTACCTCGTTCCGGAACACCGCGGGCTGTATTGTCTTTCTGCCAAAACCGGTGACGAACATTGGTATGTGGAGGGAATTGAAAAACTGTTGTCGCTCAGTCCACGGATGGTCTACGCAGTCGATCGCCTCAACCGACTCGTCATACTCAACCGGGATACGGGAGCCAAGGTCGGTGGAATTCCGCTGGGACCGGCAACAGTCCATCTGACTAACGATTTCACCGACCGGATCTATGTGGCCACGTCGTCAGGCACGATTGCCTGTTTACGGGAAACGCCGCGGGACTTGCCGCACTTCCACAAGAATCCGGAAGAACAACCGCTGATGCCACAATTCGCTCCCGCCAACGCACAAGCAGCCGCCCCGGCAGCTGGGGATGCCCCGGCAACGGATGCTGATGCCAACGCTGCACCTTAA
- a CDS encoding DUF1501 domain-containing protein: MFSQQDKLTPCGRTRREFLWQAGGGFAGTALAGMLSADGFFDTPAMAGEGPVASPLAAKQPHFTARAKSVIFLFMYGGPSQVDLWDPKPELVKRSGEVMPNLDNDPLFKVRNPGKLLGSTRTFTPAGESGIPVSDLFPHVANCVDDIAVIRSMYADSFAHGSGLLQMNTGFVRQGNPSCGSWINYGLGTSNQNLPGYVVLLDHRGGPITGPPNWSSGYMPATYQGTQFRTTGAPIVDLRSSIGLSQQRQRDQLDLIGMLNQRHQQQRPGESDLQSRIDSYELAFRMQQHAPEAVDMSAESAATQSLYGLDEKQTEKFGRRCLMARRLVERGVRFVQVYSGGGHSEQTWDAHSNVNKNHEEHCRNTDRPVAGLLQDLKRQGLLDETLVVWTGEFGRTPTAQNGKGRDHSPRGFSAWMAGGGIKGGQTIGATDEFGFAAVENKVHVHDLHATILHLLGLDHELLTYFHGGRDMRLTDVEGRVVRELLA, from the coding sequence ATGTTTTCACAACAGGACAAATTGACCCCCTGCGGACGCACGCGACGGGAATTTCTGTGGCAGGCTGGTGGTGGGTTTGCCGGGACGGCGCTGGCAGGCATGTTGTCCGCTGACGGGTTTTTTGATACGCCCGCTATGGCCGGCGAAGGACCTGTTGCGTCTCCGTTGGCTGCCAAGCAGCCACATTTTACAGCGCGGGCAAAGTCAGTCATTTTCTTGTTTATGTATGGGGGGCCGAGCCAAGTCGACCTGTGGGATCCCAAGCCGGAACTCGTCAAACGTAGCGGCGAGGTGATGCCCAATCTCGATAATGATCCGTTATTCAAAGTCCGCAATCCCGGCAAACTGCTCGGCAGTACGCGAACCTTCACCCCGGCGGGGGAATCGGGTATCCCAGTTTCCGACCTGTTTCCACATGTAGCGAATTGCGTGGACGATATCGCTGTCATTCGTTCGATGTACGCCGACAGCTTTGCGCATGGCAGCGGTTTGTTGCAAATGAACACCGGCTTCGTTCGGCAAGGCAATCCCAGTTGCGGTTCGTGGATCAATTATGGACTGGGAACGTCGAACCAAAATCTGCCTGGTTATGTGGTGTTGCTCGACCATCGCGGGGGACCGATCACCGGGCCGCCGAATTGGAGTAGCGGCTATATGCCGGCGACCTACCAAGGAACGCAGTTCCGCACGACCGGCGCGCCGATTGTCGATTTGCGTTCCTCGATCGGACTTTCTCAGCAACGACAGCGCGACCAACTCGACTTAATCGGGATGTTGAATCAACGGCACCAGCAACAGCGTCCGGGGGAGTCGGATTTGCAATCGCGGATTGATTCCTACGAATTGGCGTTTCGCATGCAGCAACACGCCCCCGAAGCGGTCGACATGTCCGCTGAATCAGCAGCGACGCAGTCGCTGTACGGTTTGGATGAGAAACAGACAGAGAAATTCGGAAGACGCTGTTTGATGGCGCGGCGCTTGGTGGAGCGCGGTGTGCGGTTCGTACAGGTCTATTCCGGCGGAGGGCATTCCGAACAGACCTGGGACGCGCACAGCAACGTCAACAAGAACCATGAAGAGCACTGCCGCAACACCGATCGGCCGGTCGCCGGGTTATTGCAAGATCTGAAACGGCAAGGCTTGTTGGACGAAACGCTCGTCGTCTGGACGGGGGAGTTCGGCCGCACCCCCACGGCGCAAAACGGCAAAGGCCGCGATCATAGTCCCCGCGGCTTTAGTGCCTGGATGGCCGGTGGTGGAATCAAGGGGGGGCAAACGATCGGCGCTACGGACGAATTCGGTTTTGCCGCTGTGGAAAACAAAGTCCACGTTCACGACCTACACGCCACGATCCTGCATTTGTTGGGGCTGGATCACGAGTTGCTGACCTATTTCCACGGCGGCCGCGACATGCGTTTGACCGATGTCGAAGGCCGCGTCGTGCGCGAGCTATTGGCATAG
- a CDS encoding DUF1549 and DUF1553 domain-containing protein yields MRALSKHDRGFPRLWGLALSLLLCIFAWVAIDAGEPAVENADLDAYRIELSDVDYEHWSFLPITLPAPPEMDDPWIHNPIDAFVLQKLHDAGLTPSPPADDRTWVRRVYFDLIGLPPAPEEVQAFLDDAAPDKRERLVDRLLADPGYGIRWGRRWLDLVRYAETNGYERDGDKPNAWRYRDYVIDSLNDDKPFDRFLTEQLAGDEVRDVSAETLIATTFLRLGTWDDEPADPKVDRYDQLDDVLGTVSSTFLGMSLRCARCHNHKFEPISQIDYARMLAIFEPLKRPQKKRADLDVLVGTPQELAAFAAAESRHQDALETLQNQISDLDQHVRARFFAVGKTDLAAVALQAHQTDSKKRTSQQKRLVGKTQRRLDKEIRASRTPYEQRQRDAFRAAIKAIEAAAPAAPPRGYIWQETTDAIPVTHVFRRGDPTTPAGEVQPGFPAVLRDVNIEIPAPEKSRSTTGRRLALAKWMVSPQNPLVARVAVNRVWQGHFGEGLARNENDFGIMGLPPSDPELLDWLAQTFRENGWSLKSLHRLIVLSNTYAQSSTVRAAAAEADPENEWLWRFPLRRLEAEPLRDSVLAVSGQLNLKMGGPSVYPKIAEEVLAGQSRPGLGWGKSDESEASRRAIYIFMKRAMLVPLLELFDLADTTASCEQRSRSTIPTQALTLLNSEFLNRQAAYFAMRLTGEDRAARVQQAYQWALSRNADETELATTLDFLDRQQKLILMESPNMTAAAADKQAWQAFCLAIYNLNEFIYID; encoded by the coding sequence GCGGTAGAGAACGCGGATCTGGATGCGTATCGCATCGAACTGAGCGACGTTGATTACGAGCATTGGTCGTTTCTACCGATCACACTTCCCGCGCCGCCCGAAATGGACGACCCCTGGATTCACAATCCGATCGATGCGTTTGTGCTGCAAAAACTACACGACGCGGGACTCACTCCTTCACCCCCCGCTGACGACCGAACGTGGGTCCGCCGGGTCTATTTTGATCTGATCGGCTTGCCTCCCGCACCCGAAGAGGTGCAGGCCTTTCTTGATGATGCGGCTCCCGACAAACGCGAACGATTGGTTGACCGTTTGTTGGCCGATCCTGGTTACGGGATCCGTTGGGGCCGACGGTGGCTCGACCTGGTGCGGTATGCCGAAACCAACGGTTACGAGCGCGACGGCGACAAGCCCAATGCATGGCGGTATCGCGATTATGTGATCGACTCACTCAACGACGATAAGCCGTTCGACCGATTCCTCACCGAACAACTTGCCGGCGACGAGGTCCGCGACGTGAGTGCCGAGACGTTGATTGCCACCACGTTTTTGCGGCTGGGGACCTGGGACGATGAACCGGCCGATCCCAAGGTCGACCGTTACGACCAACTCGACGACGTGCTGGGGACGGTCAGTTCCACATTTTTAGGCATGTCCCTGCGTTGCGCGCGGTGTCACAATCACAAGTTCGAACCGATTTCGCAAATCGACTACGCCCGCATGTTAGCGATCTTCGAACCGCTCAAGCGGCCGCAGAAAAAACGGGCCGACCTCGACGTACTCGTCGGAACTCCCCAAGAACTCGCCGCATTCGCAGCAGCGGAGAGCCGTCATCAGGACGCGTTGGAAACTCTCCAGAACCAAATCTCTGACCTGGACCAGCATGTTCGCGCACGATTCTTCGCCGTAGGAAAAACTGATCTCGCCGCCGTTGCGCTGCAGGCTCACCAAACGGATTCCAAAAAACGAACGAGCCAACAGAAAAGACTCGTGGGCAAGACGCAACGACGATTGGACAAGGAAATCCGAGCGTCGCGCACACCGTATGAGCAACGACAACGCGACGCGTTTCGGGCAGCGATCAAAGCCATCGAAGCGGCTGCGCCTGCCGCGCCACCCCGCGGCTACATTTGGCAAGAAACGACCGATGCGATTCCGGTGACGCACGTGTTTCGTCGCGGCGACCCCACCACACCGGCCGGAGAAGTCCAACCCGGTTTCCCCGCGGTCCTCCGGGATGTGAACATCGAAATACCGGCCCCCGAGAAATCGCGATCAACGACGGGGCGACGTTTGGCGCTGGCCAAGTGGATGGTCTCTCCCCAAAACCCGTTGGTCGCCCGCGTGGCGGTAAATCGGGTTTGGCAAGGGCACTTCGGTGAGGGGTTGGCCCGCAACGAAAATGATTTCGGCATCATGGGCCTGCCGCCGTCGGATCCGGAATTGCTCGACTGGTTGGCGCAGACCTTTCGCGAAAACGGTTGGAGCCTCAAATCACTGCACCGGCTGATCGTGTTGAGCAATACCTATGCGCAATCCAGCACGGTCCGCGCCGCTGCGGCGGAGGCCGATCCGGAGAACGAATGGTTATGGCGGTTTCCGCTGCGGCGACTGGAGGCGGAACCGCTGCGTGATTCGGTCTTAGCGGTCAGCGGCCAACTGAACCTGAAAATGGGAGGGCCGAGCGTCTATCCCAAGATCGCCGAAGAAGTCCTTGCCGGCCAATCGCGGCCGGGACTGGGGTGGGGAAAATCAGACGAGTCCGAAGCTTCGCGACGCGCCATTTATATTTTTATGAAGCGGGCCATGTTGGTGCCGCTACTGGAATTGTTCGACCTAGCCGATACGACCGCCTCGTGTGAACAACGCTCCCGCTCCACAATTCCGACACAGGCGCTCACGTTGCTCAACAGCGAATTCCTAAATCGGCAAGCGGCCTATTTCGCCATGCGGCTGACCGGTGAGGACCGCGCAGCCCGCGTCCAGCAGGCGTATCAATGGGCCTTATCCCGCAACGCCGATGAAACAGAACTCGCCACCACTCTCGACTTTTTAGACCGTCAACAGAAATTAATCCTCATGGAATCTCCCAACATGACAGCCGCCGCAGCAGACAAACAAGCTTGGCAGGCGTTCTGTTTGGCGATCTATAATTTGAATGAATTCATTTATATTGATTGA